The following DNA comes from Miscanthus floridulus cultivar M001 chromosome 5, ASM1932011v1, whole genome shotgun sequence.
TGTGGAACCTGCATCCCTAGTGCTGACATACATATTGACATCTGCTCCATCTAATAATAATGCCATTAACTACTATTAATTATCCTTTTTCATTATGGTCACATAAATTCATTCAAGTCTTCAAAGCAAACATAACTAGAGTAATAAAGTACGGCCACTCAGGGAGCATATAATACAGTGTCACAAGTTCTGAGCAGAAAATATGAATGATTTAGAGATTACATTCAAGCATAGTATTTTGATAACACAATGCCACAAAATTCTGAACAGAAAATATGAGTTATACACTAGTCAAGCATAATATATTGCTTAGAGAAATTTGTAATACGTTAAGCACTCCTTATGAATGTAACTATCTTGCCTTCAAAAAACTGCAATGTCCACATTCCAGATTTCATCTATAGAACATCTATGTCGGAACAGTTATTCCCAAAATGACATGACATGTCACATAATTTGCTTAAAACTCCAGAATCAACATGTTGCAGTAGCAGAAACTAATGATTCATTGCATAAAAGCTATTTATTGCCTGCCATCATCCATCTACTATCTGTGCATTGTTAGAAtcaaaagaaaagagaaatatGCTCTGCTATTTATACTACAAATTTAAAGTTCATTTAATTTAGTTGATTTCATTTTTAAATAGCAAACTGAAGCGTGTCACTTAAGCATTCTTATTACTTACTGTAACTAACTAGTTCATAATTATTTCTATTTCTACCTTTATGTCATGATTCAAATGGTATTCTTGAGAAATGCCTAAGAAAACTGCAAGTTTGAGACATGACACATGAGACTGAATTTGTGCCTTGCTTTGTAACAAATTGACAGCAGATTGTGTAAGTATAAAGTAACACACACCCATGGATGCAAAGACTCTTGCTTCATGTCTGTTTAACCTAAAACCAATTTTATTCCTTCTTAATGCAGTGACAGGAAGTTCTCCTGCCTGTTCAGAATACAAAGTCCATGAGAAAGGATGAGGCATCAGATAATATGTCAGATGGATACCGCTAAAAGCCTAAAACAATACAACTGAATCTGCGTGTTAAGAATACAAAGTCCAGGATCGGAGAAAGGATGAGGCATCAGATAATATATCAGATGGATACTGCTAAAACAATACAACTGGATCTGCAGACTAGATCAACAGTTGATGCTCTATTAGCCATTGGAAGTTACGAGTGAAGTTGGAGAAAGGGCTCAAATTGTGAGAGAACATTCAGCAAACGAGACTGATATGGTGTACATTCTTAGGAGGTAAAAAACACCTGGTGTTTAATTATTTGGTGGACCCTGATTATGGTTTCTTTAAGGATTAAACAGTAAGCAATGTGTTTCTAGGGATCAGTAAACATACTTAACCTCAAAAGCTTGTAAAACATGGGAAAAAAGAGAGGAAGGAAGTGGCATCCCTTTGGTCAAAGAAAGAGGttgggaaaaaagaaagaaaataaaaacttCAATAAGAGTTGTTATATAATGTATGATCCAGCACCCTCAATTTGGTAAAATATTAGTGCACAACTATTACGTGCTACATGCAAAAAACAGTACATGAACAGGGTATACATGTATTAGCCAATCAATACAACAACAATTTGATACATGTAACGAATGGGCAAATCAACCAATTAAGATGGCTAATTCAGGCAAAATTTTGGCAAACTTACTAGGATAAAATGAGAAATAGGGGGAGAAATGTGAAGTTAAGGTTTTTTTCCTCGAACATTCAAGAGAGCAACACATCTttattagagagagagagagagagagagaggggggggggggggggggggggggtagaaaCCCCGTAGGAGGCAACCTACTTACCTCAAATAGGAGGTGAAAGAATGTTGCAAGAAAACCATtaaaagagcttgacaactataAAAGGTTTACAATCACAGATAGAGCAAAGAAGTAAATGTTATACTATAGTTTATTAATGAGTCAGTATGCTTTTAGCGCCTAATTGTGAAGGAATATTACACTAGCTGCACTCTTGAATGGCCATTTAGGCTATAGTTTATGCAACAATGAAAATGGTCATCTAGGTTAGTTCAAGCAtcaaatcagccagccaacatGATGTGTTATGCTTCTTAACTACGGACACTCATTTCTCATACACTTGAGGAAGTTCAAAGTTCATACAGTGTATGCTCACCGAAGCATGACACTAGACACTGATGATAAAGAATATAGGACAACTACATGAGAGCTTTGGGTGACATTAAGAACTAACATGTTCTACAATATATATACCTCTAAAGAATTGTTGAGTCCTGCCAAGTCACTTACATGGCTTGTTTAGATCAACATATTAACGAAAACTGCATAAGGATTTTCCATTCCATATCTCACTCCAAGCATGGTTGGAGGAACAGAATAAAACAGAAAATCCATTTTTTCCTGAGCGGTGGACAATAATCTACAATCCTAACCCTAGTTGCAGCAAGGGTGCCTGGATCCACAGATGGCAAAATTCTCGATCCCATGTCCAATTAATTTTCAATCTAACAAATGATCATGTACCACCAACCAGAATTCAATAGAGGAAATTCCAGAAAGTACAACACAACACAATCCAAAAACTCCCAAAACATTCAACTGTGAACAATCAGTTCGGAACCATAATTCTTCACACTGGAGAATAATCCTGTGTGTAGCTACATCATCGAAATATGGCCAACCATTCATGCAACATTATACCCTAGAATTATCACAGACACAGCCATCATCGCTGACTCTCATTCAGAAAAGAATGCATTTCGGGGGAAGTTGGCTAAAGATTGTTGAACTATAAACGCAATGTCCAGTGAATGCTAAAGCACGAAATCAAAGAGTGAACTTGACCAGCATAGCCACAAGAATTACCTGCATCGGGGAGTTCACATCGGCGTGAGCGGCGCCATGCTGTGGGACCAGCCGGTCAAGCTCATCCAGAGCCGCGGCATCCGCCTTGCCCAGATGGACCGCCATCTTCCCCTTTTCCTTCGGCAGGCGCACATCCCGCTTCTCGGGGACCCCGGCCACCGGCAACCGCGGCAGCTTGTCGTTCAACCTCGCCATGTGCTCGTCGTCAGGCGGGAGCGGGTGCGGGAGCTCCGCTTCGATGGAAGCCCACCTGGCCTCGAATATCCCGGAGAGCTCGGCGGCGCTCTCGTAAACGGGGTCGCCCTGGTTGTTATATGACAAGGCGTTCCGGAACGTGAGGCGGACGTCGTCCGCGAACGCAGTTGGATAGACGTAGCGGCGGAGCACGGTGCCGAGATCCATGGGATCGGCGACGACGGTGTAGTAGTCGCGGAGGCCGAGGGCGTGCGCGTCTACAGGGGCCTCGAAAACCCACCCATCGTCGTGCCGCAGTAGGTCGTCCAGGAGCGCACGGCAGCGCCCGAACGCGCGGCTGAGATCGTAGCAGCCGGCGCCGCCTCCTGCCGCGCCGCCCCCAGGAGCTGGAGCCGACGCCGTGCGCCGCCGCGGGTACCTGGGATCCGCGGGGAAGCCGGGCGGCGGGCGCTTTGGACGCGGCATCGGGAGGGGTTTGGGCGATTTCAAGTTTGGGCGAATACCACAGACGACTCTAACCCTACCGGAGGTCTCCGGGCCCGTTTTCTGTGGGTTGTGGCCTTGTGGGAGCCGGTCGGCAGGCACTAGTCAACAAGAAATCCCATTTTATTAAGCCAAAAATTGGCCACAACTGTAAACCCCTAGCCCTAGCCCTCCGGTCGGCACGCGTTTGGCTGGGCTCCGGCGGCTTCGGCTCCTGCCTGTCGGTCGCTGGGCGGTCGACACCTGGCACTGTTCACCGGAGCCGCTTTTCTCTCCCCTCATTTTCCTCTCTCACAAACGCTCACGTCGAcagccggagccggagaagctcgttttcgtggctccgcggctccggctcctgcctCCTGTCGGCCGCCCAGCGGCCGACACCCTGCTACAGTGGTCGGAGCCGGAGCCgaccggagccctgccaaacgcgTCCTAAGGGCTTCTGAAACTCCAGAAGTCTGAGTGTGCAAACATCATTTTCCCGTCAGAGACAAAACTGAAGGAAAGTAGGATGCCGCGCTTCCGGTGGATGTTGGGTCTGGCTAATATGGTGGCGAAAGATGGTGAAGGAAAAGGAGAGGAATTGCTATGTTGTGGATGTGATGTCACAAAATTTTTTGAAATATCACATTGATGTGGATGTCAAGGAGGAAAATGGAAGTGAATGGAGATTCATCAGAGTGTATGGGGAGGCCCATGCCGAGCGCAAGGAGAGGACCTGGGAGACGATGAGGTCGTTGATATCGTCCCAGCCAAAGCCATAGCTGATGGTAGGGGATTTCAACAAGATTTTGTTTTCCCATGAGAAACAAGGTGGAAGACAGAGAAGCCAACAATGCATGAAAAAGTTTATAGAAGCTCTAGAGGCGTGGGGTAGAGGACCCGGGCTATGTGGGAGATATGTTTACTTGGAGGAATAATAACTACACAGAAGATGACTTCATAAGAGAGAGATTAGATAGGGCGGTGGCAAATGAGGAGTGGAGGATGATGTTTCCCTCGAACGTGTGATAAACAGTGACCAGCGTCTTTCTGACCACCGATACCTGTCTAGAAGAGCGGGGAAGCCACAGAGGCGTCCAAAGGAGCTTTAGCTTCGAAGCTTCTAGGTTGGAGGAGGAGAATTGCaagaaggtggaggaggatgtGTGGGGAGAGGCGTTAAAGGATGGGAGAAAACCAGTGTATGAAGCCCTAGAGGTGGTGGTAGGAGGTTTGGCGAGTTGGAGCACAAATGTTTTAGGCGATCTTGAGAAAAGGTGAAAACAGCTAAGAAGGGAGTTGGAGGGTTGTAGAACAAAGATGATGAGCAAGGAGAAATCAGTAGGGAGGGGGTGCTATGCTACAGGCTGGAAAATGTGGAAGAGGAAGTGGACATGTATTGGAGATAGCGTGCACACGTTAAATGGATGCAATTTGGTGATCAAAATACGACCTTTTTCCATGCAGCGTGCATGGAGCGGATGAGAAGTAACAGAATAGGGAAGATTAGGAAGGAGAATGGGGGTTGGGCAAAGGAGGAAGGGGAGAAGAAGAACCTCATCACTAACTATTTTTTTGAGCTTCTTAAGTCTTTTGGTGACTAAGATACACATTGGATACTAGATTATGTTGTGGCCAAGTGACACTAGAAACGCATGGGACTTTGGTGAAAGATTTTACatgggaggaggtggtggaggcatTGAAGGGAATCGGGAACCTAAAGGCTCCAAGGCTGGACGGGTTACCGACACTTTTCTATAAGGCtcctgaaagccctagtttggtttcggataattgatgaaacctatggacTAATCCTTGAGCTAAGTGTGTAGACTAAAtaggatggtccaatccaagtattggagctagatgatggtcatggagaaggtgatggccacaaaaagtgatgatcaagtgctccaacttgaaaaaaaagaaagagaaaaacaaaaaacaaggttgatcaaggcaaaggtatcaaataggtttttgttttggcattTAAGACACCTAAAGGGTGTAACTACGTTTAGGATCGATaatcgtactataaagaggggaaatcattggctaagcggttatcgagtgccactaggtgaagttgcaattgcatatgcatttagggacctagtgtgctaacctttgacccttgaaaaatactttaaaatgctaacacacgagcaTACAAGTTACACACTTTGTGGTTAGTAACTTGGAAGCAAGAGCGAAACGCTTGAGGTAATAGAAAAATAAAAGGAGGCAAAGGTAGAGGATCGAACGTTGGCTCTGTCCTGACCAAACGCTGCCAGTTGAGTTCGGTCAGTTGACCAGCCGCTTGCCCGAGAGAGCCGCGCTGGGACCAAACTCGGGCGCTGAGTCCGGTCACTCGGTCTAGAGAGGGTGCAGCGTGCGGTGGCGATTGGACACGGGAGACATCACATGACCAGACACACAGGGGCTACGTAAGGTCACAGCTGACGTAGCTTCTTCGTGCGAGCGTAGTAAGGACCAAACGTTGGGGTGAGTCCGATCACCCtagatcggatgcgtccggtcgcttaaaaccggctctagaacctttctattCTCGACCTGACGCTCGGTGGTTGAGAGTTCGGTCGTTCTAGTGGAGAGTCCAGTCATGACTTAGCGTTTCGCGTGACTgagagatgaccgttgagatcgaacgTGCAGGATTTAAAAGGAGGACACATGGAGGCCATCGACCAACCAGACTCGGCCGAACGGACACTGGGGTGCGCCTGGTtaggtgcgtccggtcgcgcctACACAGAGCAACGACTCTATTAGTTtgaggggctctataaatagctCTTGGCCGGCTTGGGGCTCATTCTCttagcactttgacatactttacatccttgtgagcctaagtgAAAGGACCTtaatgtcgcctagaggggggtgaataggtctgTTTAAAACAAAATTGTAGCAGAAGTTAAATTCTAAGTGCGGCACTGCAGCACTGCCGCACTAAAAATGCAGCACTGTTGCGCCTATAGACAAGCTTGAACTATAATTCAAAAACTGCACAATGAAAAGTAGATCGAGCAAATTACTAATGTTCCTGGGGTAGTGTAGAGCCTATTTCACCACCTGGATGTTAATGAAAGTGCACGAGAAAGTAGATCGGGACCCAATCCTAGAATCACCACATATACAAGTGTAGCAATGCCAATtacaagaacacaagtgagacaCCGATTTATCCTGTGGTTTAGCTTGCCACTAAGTTTTACCTATGTCCACATTATTGAGATAGCCACAAAGGCTTTGGTCTCTTTCAACCTTATCCTCGTTCTtaagtcaagagaatgaactcttgagattAGGGGTGATTTCACTAGATGATTGGGGTGACTACAAACCTCCCAggactgccacacaagttggcaagctccacggatgatgctctagctagctaggagcaagctccaagagtaacaaacacaatccactagcatgaacgtgaaccaagtgctctaggagATGAAGAACAGTTGGGGCTGCTCTCTAATGCAGTTTGGAGGCTCAAACTCTCATGGATTTGCAAGAGAAACAAAGGAGAagcttgaggggctccaatggtgAGTGGGGAAGAGAGAGAGCTGCTCTGGTCGCACTTGGAAAGGGAATGGTAGATCTAAAAACCAGGTTACTAttgtgaggaagaagagaaggtatAAATACCCTCTGCTCCCAACAGTCAGTTAAGTCGTGGCAGTTCCGCGACTGACCTGTGGCAGTGCCTTGCCTGAACTATGGTAGTGACTTAGTGCGGCAGTGCCTCGCCTCAGCACGGTAGTGCCTCACCTGCCAGGCAGCACAAAAGATAGGATTGCAAAGCTTGCTATCTTGTCTAAGGCTTTAAGGATATTTGGTGGGTAAATGAGCACTTTGTTGCACATTAAAGCTTGTGCATTgcatccccctttatagtacaacATACCTATACTCAAGATTAAGAGAATATAATCATTTTAAtcacttgagtcttcaatgtcGCCATATGCCATTTTTCTCAAATTGCTTCATAAGGGGTTGCAATCAACTTTATCTCTTCTCTTTGAGCAATCATACCTTGAGCATTTGACTTGAAccattttcatatatatatatacacatatatatatatataacctcaTGGCTCCAAGTCACttctactaatgatttgatcctcaacacaatatgactcctcatagctcgattagttcctcaactcaatgcaagtactctcttcttcaccttagccatggtacctctgTCCACAAGCCATTGCTTGACCTTCACCTTTgcttagtccctcgaagcccttttcttgctatcttcaccctatcgagccatactcaagtcacatcatattaagcattcattgaaaaccatttcttcaatattatgatccttgcttgaatatcttcaAGATATGAATATTGAGACCAATCAAGCTTCAGTTGGATTCACATAGATTGAGATATATGagtcaacatcaatatggtcaagacaattcacgattccttatatcctcttcattttggcttgacactcctaactctcacttcaatatctatcttcatacttctagcttgatcatatcaatgcaaagtgattttccaaatctttattcatacaagcaaaccaacatagagaccgacttatatacAATATGACTTGTGTCTTTTGTCATTTAACCtttgcttggtatttcttcacttatgcattcttgactcattcttcaatccttgatcaaagctaatccactaccaaactcttcttgttcatgcaaagcaagccattattgagaccaatccaaaatcatcaactcatgtctcatttACCATTTGCCAAATGTGCTTGCTTcctcatgatactatgatatcccacaatataggagccatttcatCAACTTcgtttgcattgttgtctttttcttgaactatattgttttcatgatcttccaacacaacaatacacaattttggccttgatttgaagattatgtggaatatcatcaagtttgccttcttgttgaacctatatacacttctcattTCACAATCCATgagtgtatgcaataaactcaattttttgttcaacacttagcaaacttgttagacatTTAATGGTGTTATcattcaattcactaaaacccactaaagggctagatgcacttacaatccccccctttttggtgattgatgacaacacaattaaaacTTATAAGAGATTGATAAATATGATTTTGAATCATATGATatagtgagctccccctaaatgtgtgcacTAAAAGGAATTTCAAATTTTGgcctcaaatgccaaatgcacataTTCAAGATGAAGTGTGGGAACTCTCGTATATCttagcatccgtggggtgcagGGTGTCATCATGATAAACGTGATGCTCATGGCAGTTCATGAACTCAAGAAGTTTTTGAAGCTATCATGTGCGGCACTTCTGCGAGTGCGCACAGTGGCAGGCAGAGAAAATAAACAATACACCATTCAAGGCATGAACATCACACTAGCATAAATGGTCCTTATCAAGAGCATTaatttaaactatccttgcacacacCACACAATAAAAATTGAAAAATCTTATATGCCTCTCTTTTACCCCCTTTAAATCCACATATCAATCTCTCCCTCCTTACACTCTCTCCCAATATTTCTCCCTCTTTGGCATTAATCTCTAAAAaggatctctccaccaaaagaaagaaatgatggtagacaagtgaggaCACGAGGtaggtaaaagtttagcatataggatttctctcctgatttttctaccaaacaaagtatgTAACAATTTAAGTCAAGATTCTAGAGAAGTTAGCATATTTAGCTCATAACTCACTTAGATGACACTTTTAATATGAGACTAACTCATGCCATCACCACATGAGAtatcaaccaaatatctaaagAATTCTCTAATCGTCACCATAAGAACAAACGCATGGTGTGACTCAAAatattgcatacacatgcacacactagcatgtaagggcctagatgcacaaaggtagtacaagagttcatggagcgatatacctttgttataagcctcataatctccaccATGATCATGAAAATTTGACTTTAGTGCTTTGATGGGATTGGCATAATGCAAAAAGACTTAATTTGTGTCCATCTCTCTTAATCATAGGAGATATCATAAACTTATGCTTGATTTCAATCGAAAGTCCATTGCTAGCTCTTGTTGCCATTTtgagataccaattgaagacatTTTTTTATATACCACATTAAAAGATTATCCACCAATACCAATTAAaatatgatcttcacaatttTGACACCAATTGAAAGAGTCTT
Coding sequences within:
- the LOC136452611 gene encoding transcription factor GTE4-like, translating into MPRPKRPPPGFPADPRYPRRRTASAPAPGGGAAGGGAGCYDLSRAFGRCRALLDDLLRHDDGWVFEAPVDAHALGLRDYYTVVADPMDLGTVLRRYVYPTAFADDVRLTFRNALSYNNQGDPVYESAAELSGIFEARWASIEAELPHPLPPDDEHMARLNDKLPRLPVAGVPEKRDVRLPKEKGKMAVHLGKADAAALDELDRLVPQHGAAHADVNSPMQDP